The following proteins come from a genomic window of Lolium rigidum isolate FL_2022 chromosome 5, APGP_CSIRO_Lrig_0.1, whole genome shotgun sequence:
- the LOC124657672 gene encoding B3 domain-containing protein Os12g0591400-like, translating to MDDDGGCEVCAMWRELANFKGDGAKRFLVVASDGFRDSLRIHQEIGSHLRTMISPSKPVTLEAPNGHVYPVEVIEELGDIVLRSGWNEFVNANHIEEDDYILFVSLVNSIFKVHIFDSSGHEKSSCSQPPFGVFGAVPPCDHHVLNEQAVPDPGHVQTSSDISYTMLPGCRLTKAQDKKVLEIADTMESEIPLHVAAMDKQNIHSKGSFVYIPLLLVLNHFKDEISKPTIQLEAPDNHIYSVGARKQSDDLVVLDSAWDSFVASQYIQEKDLLIFRSTKKNHLEVFILDPSGREKTPSNIVIGNSSSTQEMSGDSLQIVDPPPHAIFELSSSDDDDIMREGTRESCRVQKRVTRSSAKARKMASTSSPATKSGYEARKTHDGAPVKLGVGSEPPSNNLGGTYILGMKASLSLQMEKNVEEKVQAIGSELPIFVKVMGIINIDGIGSSTCEMSFCAEYASAYLPDKKHTLFLQMEGKTTLWETMLDIRSTDKLRRISRGWKQFSRENALELGDVCLFKLEDTDTSILKMTAYVIRKSLTEL from the exons ATGGACGACGACGGCGGTTGCGAGGTTTGCGCCATGTGGAGGGAACTAGCTAACTTCAAGGGCGATGGCGCGAAGCGGTTCCTCGTGGTGGCCTCCGATGGTTTCAGAGACAGCCTG CGCATACATCAGGAGATTGGAAGCCACCTGAGGACTATGATCTCTCCTTCTAAGCCTGTCACACTAGAAGCTCCCAATGGCCATGTATACCCTGTTGAAGTTATAGAGGAGCTTGGCGATATAGTACTTAGGTCTGGATGGAACGAGTTTGTGAATGCAAACCACATAGAAGAAGATGACTATATTCTGTTTGTGTCCCTTGTGAACTCAATCTTTAAGGTTCATATTTTCGATTCATCCGGTCATGAGAAGTCTTCATGCTCTCAACCACCCTTTGGCGTATTTGGAGCTGTTCCTCCTTGTGATCATCATGTGCTGAATG AACAAGCGGTGCCTGATCCTGGACATGTTCAGACCTCAAGTGACATTAGCTACACTATGTTACCTGGGTGCCGTCTCACAAAAGCACAAGACAAGAAAGTACTAGAAATAGCTGATACCATGGAGTCTGAAATTCCTCTGCACGTGGCAGCCATGGACAAACAAAATATCCACTCGAAGGGCTCCTTTGTT TACATACCGTTGCTACTTGTGCTGAACCATTTCAAGGATGAAATAAGTAAACCTACTATTCAACTTGAAGCACCTGACAACCACATATACAGTGTTGGAGCAAGGAAGCAGAGTGATGATCTAGTAGTCCTAGATTCTGCGTGGGATAGTTTTGTAGCTTCTCAGTACATACAAGAGAAGGACCTCCTTATTTTCAGAAGCACAAAGAAAAACCACCTCGAAGTTTTCATCCTTGACCCAAGCGGTCGTGAGAAAACCCCTTCAAATATTGTCATTGGAAATTCTTCTAGTACCCAAGAAATGAGTGGAGATTCTCTTCAGATTGTTGATCCACCCCCTCATGCAATTTTTGAATTGAGCAGTTCAGATGATGATGACATCATGAGAGAAGGCACGAGAGAATCTTGCAGGGTGCAAAAGCGGGTGACACGTAGTTCTGCGAAAGCTCGGAAGATGGCTTCAACGTCCTCCCCTGCTACTAAATCAG GATACGAAGCTCGCAAGACGCATGATGGAGCACCTGTGAAGCTTGGAGTCGGTTCAGAACCTCCTTCCAACAATCTTGGGGGTACTTACATTTTAGGCATGAAAGCAAGTCTATCTTTGCAGATGGAGAAGAATGTTGAGGAGAAAGTTCAAGCAATTGGATCTGAACTCCCTATCTTTGTGAAAGTAATGGGTATTATCAATATTGATGGCATTGGCAGCAGCACATGCGAAATG TCTTTCTGTGCGGAATATGCTTCGGCATATCTCCCGGACAAAAAGCATACTCTCTTCCTTCAGATGGAGGGCAAAACGACGCTGTGGGAGACTATGCTCGATATTCGAAGTACTGACAAATTGAGGCGGATTTCCAGAGGCTGGAAGCAATTCTCGAGGGAGAACGCCCTGGAGTTGGGAGACGTCTGCCTGTTCAAGCTGGAAGACACGGACACTAGTATTCTCAAGATGACTGCCTATGTAATTCGCAAGTCGCTGACGGAGCTGTAG